One Xiphophorus maculatus strain JP 163 A chromosome 9, X_maculatus-5.0-male, whole genome shotgun sequence DNA segment encodes these proteins:
- the atp10a gene encoding probable phospholipid-transporting ATPase VA encodes MARDGEDTGMAKASRAKRQRKKKPKENKTRTVHANIHYDHAKGEDNPNRHYASNKIKTTKYTVLSFLPKNLFEQFHRFANVYFVFIALLNFVPVVNAFQPELALAPVVFILSVTAIKDLWEDYRRHRSDKEINHMDCLVYSREGKRYVEKYWKELRVGDFIQLRCNEILPADVLLLSSSDPDRLCHIETATLDGETNLKQRQIVRSFFDLDCDFDPLKYSSIIECEKPNNDLNRFRGYVIHRNGRRDALHKENLLLRGCTVRNTEEAVGIVIYAGHETKAMLNNNGPRYKRSKLERQMNVDVCWCVVILLVMCLFVAIGHGLWMFQYGDKRPMFDVLGPEGTDLSLMMSVIYLFLTMIIVFQVLIPISLFVSIEIVKICQVYFIHQDMDLYDEETDSQLQCRALNITEDLGQMQYIFSDKTGTLTENKMVFRRCTVAGVEYSHDANARRIAMYQEIDSEEEEFMSHGGTLPRRDSVTSHQSGRVVLRSHSTKSHRRTGSRAEAKRASILSKHTAFSSPMEKDVTPDPQLLDRVNECSSQLDFMRFHRQSVSHLPSSLSDIIDFFIALAICNTVVVTSPNQPRHKVRTRFELKSPVKTIEDFIKRFTPSRLTSGSNSSSSSSLNRSSNKGCSSLLSSPSTESTLTKLNEEHLSGTLEQAFSAISPRYDENPPDNPEEGELRYEAESPDEAALVYAARAYKCSLVGRLPDQVTVELPHLGKLTFELLHTLGFDSTRKRMSVVVRHPLTDQITVYTKGADSVIMNLIKLPDTGNTKGKRQKKIFCRTQNYLNLYAADGLRTLCIAKKTLSKEEYARWLQRHLEAETAIQGREELLFESALRLETNLHLLGATGVEDRLQDGVPETIATLRKAGLQIWVLTGDKQETAVNIAYACKLLDPDEEIITLNAESQEECAVLLEESLRYIQSKFLCNSRDPSTKTFPSNIVHFEIYPSSSLSSSQTAHFMVHRLGLVIDGRTLAYALDKSLEDKFLAVARSCRSVLCCRSTPLQKSMVVKLVRNKLKVMTLAIGDGANDVSMIQVADVGVGISGQEGMQAVMASDFALPRFRYLQKLLLVHGHWCYSRLANMILYFFYKNAMFVAIIFWYQFYCGFSGSAMIDQWYLIFFNLMFSAFPQLITGTLDKDVSKETLQQLPQLYMNGQNSEEYKPYMFWMNMIDAFYQSLVCFFIPYFAYADSDVDLFTWGTPITTIALFTILMHLGIETKTWTWMNWLSIAFSVALFFSAALFYNASCPTCYSPSNSYWTIQRLLQDPPFYLLCVITPVSALLPRYFYRACQGTLFPSPAQAGRQLDKLPSDTRRNILSLSRFKMGSLLGAGPNFLSFSKPKVSQTSTPGSSQDKQSSVTQTHKEKGQKIPSVLPRPHAPSHARHSPRLPRKPKPHSTKHLDETLPPSGPSSPGWAASAPLVTQMVSIHLNLPTDGASQCVTYTRSSEGGLRSGHGAEPAHRTVPAAERAPHTSL; translated from the exons AGAGGGCAAACGCTACGTGGAGAAGTACTGGAAAGAGTTGCGAGTCGGGGACTTTATCCAGCTGCGATGTAACGAGATTCTCCCCGCCGACGTCCTGCTGCTGAGCTCCAGTGACCCGGATCGCCTGTGCCACATCGAGACCGCCACGCTGGATGGAGAGACCAACCTGAAGCAGAGGCAGATCGTCCGCAGCTTCTTCGACCTG GACTGTGACTTTGACCCATTAAAGTACAGCAGCATAATTGAATGTGAAAAGCCCAACAATGACCTGAACCGATTTCGAGGCTACGT AATCCACCGAAACGGCAGAAGAGACGCACTTCACAAAGAGAACCTCCTCCTGCGCGGTTGCACCGTCCGCAACACGGAGGAAGCCGTGGGCATCGTCATCTACGCAG GTCACGAGACCAAGGCCATGCTCAACAACAACGGGCCGCGTTACAAACGCAGCAAGCTGGAGAGACAGATGAATGTGGATGTGTGCTGGTGTGTCGTCATCCTGCTGGTGATGTGCCTGTTTGTTGCCATCG GTCACGGGCTGTGGATGTTTCAGTACGGAGATAAGAGACCCATGTTTGACGTTCTTGGTCCTGAAGGGACAGACTTATCACTCATGATGTCAGTCATTTATCTCTTCCTCACCATGATCATCGTCTTTCAG GTGCTGATACCCATCTCACTCTTCGTGTCGATTGAAATTGTGAAGATCTGCCAAGTGTACTTCATCCATCAGGACATGGATCTGTACGACGAGGAGACGGACTCCCAGCTGCAGTGCAGGGCGCTTAATATCACCGAGGATCTGGGCCAGATGCAATACATCTTCTCTGATAAGACAGGCACGCTGACGGAAAACAAGATGGTGTTCCGGCGCTGCACAGTGGCCGGGGTGGAGTACTCGCACGACGCCAATG CTAGAAGGATTGCCATGTATCAGGAAATCGATTCCGAGGAGGAGGAGTTCATGTCCCACGGAGGCACCCTGCCCAGACGGGACAGCGTCACCAGCCATCAGAGCGGACGCGTCGTGCTGCGCTCCCACAGCACCAAGTCCCATCGCAGGACGGGCAGCAGGGCCGAGGCCAAGCGGGCTAGCATCCTCTCCAAGCACACGGCCTTCAGCAGCCCCATG GAGAAGGATGTCACCCCTGATCCTCAGCTCCTGGACAGAGTCAATGAATGCAGCAGTCAGCTGGACTTCATGCGCTTCCACCGCCAGTCCGTGTCCCACCTGCCCTCCAGCCTCTCTGATATCATAGATTTCTTCATCGCTCTCGCGATCTGTAACACCGTGGTGGTGACCTCGCCTAATCAGCCCAGGCATAAG GTCCGAACAAGGTTTGAACTGAAGTCTCCGGTTAAGACCATCGAAGACTTCATCAAGCGCTTCACCCCCAGCCGCCTGACCTCAGGCtctaacagcagcagctcttccAGTCTCAACCGCTCTTCCAACAAGGGCTGCTCCAGCTTGCTCTCCTCTCCCTCGACAGAGAGCACACTAACCAAGCTGAACGAGGAGCATCTTTCCGGCACCCTGGAGCAAGCCTTCAGCGCCATTTCACCCCGCTATGACGAAAATCCGCCCGACAACCCTGAGGAAGGAGAGCTGCGCTACGAGGCGGAGTCGCCCGACGAGGCCGCGTTGGTCTACGCTGCCAGGGCGTACAAGTGCTCCCTGGTTGGACGCCTTCCTGACCAGGTGACGGTGGAGCTGCCTCACCTGGGGAAGCTGACGTTTGAGCTGCTGCACACGCTGGGCTTTGACTCCACCAGGAAGCGCATGTCGGTGGTGGTGAGGCACCCGCTCACCGATCAAATCACAGTGTATACCAAAGGAGCGGACTCCGTCATCATGAACCTCATCAAACTCCCTGACACAG gcaaCACCAAAGGAAAACgtcaaaaaaagattttctgccGGACACAGAACTACCTGAACCTGTACGCCGCAGACGGCCTTCGCACACTCTGCATTGCCAAAAAG actTTGAGTAAAGAGGAATATGCCCGCTGGCTGCAGCGCCACCTGGAGGCTGAGACGGCCATCCAGGGAAGAGAGGAGCTGCTCTTCGAGTCGGCGTTGAGGCTGGAGACCAACCTCCACCTTTTAG GAGCGACTGGCGTTGAGGATCGGCTGCAGGACGGCGTCCCGGAAACAATAGCTACGCTGCGGAAAGCCGGCCTGCAGATCTGGGTCTTGACGGGTGACAAACAGGAAACGGCAGTCAACATTGCCTACGCCTGCAAACTGCTGGACCCAGACGAGGAGATTATAACGCTGAACGCTGAGTCCCAG GAGGAGTGTGCTGTGTTGCTGGAGGAAAGTTTACGTTACATCCAGTCCAAATTCCTCTGCAACTCCAGAGACCCGTCCACCAAGACCTTCCCGAGTAACATAGTGCACTTCGAGATTTACCCATCATCATCCCTTTCCTCCTCCCAAACCGCTCACTTCATGGTGCACCGGCTGGGCTTGGTAATTGACGGGCGGACCTTGGCCTACGCCCTGGACAAGAGCCTGGAGGATAAGTTCCTGGCGGTCGCTCGGAGCTGCCGCTCGGTACTGTGCTGCCGGTCCACGCCGCTGCAGAAGAGCATGGTGGTCAAACTGGTGCGGAACAAGCTGAAAGTCATGACTCTGGCCATAG GTGACGGAGCTAATGATGTCAGCATGATCCAGGTAGCAGACGTTGGCGTGGGGATATCCGGACAGGAGGGCATGCAG GCGGTGATGGCGAGCGACTTTGCTCTCCCTCGTTTCCGGTATCTGCAGAAGCTCCTGCTGGTGCACGGACACTGGTGCTACTCTCGGCTGGCGAACATGATCCTGTACTTCTTCTACAAGAACGCC ATGTTTGTAGCCATCATCTTCTGGTATCAGTTCTACTGTGGCTTCTCTGGTTCAGCCATGATCGACCAGTGGTATCTCATCTTCTTCAACTTGATGTTCTCCGCCTTCCCTCAACTTATCACTGGTACTCTGGACAAAGACGTGTCGAAAGAGACGCTCCAGCAACTACCTCAGCTCTATATGAACGGCCAGAACTCTGAG GAATATAAGCCATACATGTTCTGGATGAACATGATCGATGCCTTCTACCAAAGTCTGGTGTGCTTCTTCATCCCTTACTTT GCCTACGCTGACTCAGACGTGGATCTGTTTACGTGGGGAACTCCCATCACTACCATAGCTCTATTCACCATCCTGATGCATTTAGGGATCGAGACCAAAACCTGG ACCTGGATGAACTGGCTGTCGATAGCCTTCAGTGTAGCTTTATTCTTCAGCGCCGCTCTGTTCTACAACGCCTCCTGTCCCACCTGCTACTCCCCTTCCAACTCCTACTGGACCATCCAGAGGCTGCTCCAGGACCCGCCCTTCTACCTGCTGTGCGTCATCACCCCTGTGTCGGCGCTGCTGCCTCG ataTTTCTACAGGGCGTGCCAAGGCACTCTGTTTCCAAGCCCGGCGCAGGCCGGGAGGCAGCTAGATAAGCTCCCTTCCGACACTCGCAGGAACATCCTCAGTCTGAGCAGGTTCAAGATGGGGTCGCTGCTGGGTGCCGGACCCAACTTCCTGTCGTTCAGCAAGCCCAAAGTTAGCCAGACGAGCACGCCCGGCTCCAGTCAGGACAAGCAGAGCTCTGTGACGCAAACTCATAAAGAGAAGGGTCAAAAAATCCCCTCGGTGCTTCCCCGCCCACACGCCCCGTCGCACGCCAGACACAGCCCTCGGCTCCCCAGGAAGCCAAAACCTCATTCCACCAAACACTTGGATGAGACCTTACCGCCGTCGGGTCCGAGTTCGCCCGGCTGGGCGGCTTCCGCGCCGCTGGTCACGCAAATGGTCAGCATCCACCTGAACCTGCCCACCGACGGAGCCTCGCAGTGCGTTACATACACACGGAGCTCAGAGGGAGGACTCCGCTCCGGCCACGGTGCCGAGCCGGCACACAGGACCGTCCCGGCGGCAGAACGGGCGCCACACACCTCCTTATGA